atggcaacccagtccgtacctcctgacaatctgggcaagggggcgcatatagatgttaaatagcatcggggataggaccactccctgcggcaccccacaactaagagagtgcctctggggtgcttcctcccctatcaccaccctttgtccctgatcttggagaaagaaggtcagccactgtaaggcagatccccgaatccccacatcggcgaggcggctagtcagtagctgatggtcaaccatgtcaaaagcagctgacagatctaataataacagcaccgcagagccgccttgatccagatgtcgcataaggtcatctatgagagcgaccagaactgtctccatcccgtgacctggcctaaagccggactggaatggatccagtgcagaagtgtcctccaggaatccctgcagctgaatctccaccgcccgctctatgaccttacccagaaagagaaggtttgacaccggccgatagttcgccaatatggccgggtctgctgatggtttttttaagaggggacggaccactgcctctttaagaggtgtgggaaagatcccttcgatcagggacctgttgataatgtcctatagtggttcacgcagccatGTTTGGctggcctttataagccaagatgggcacggatctaacctacaggtcgtagggtgcacagctgcaaggatcctgtcgacttcctccagactgagtggaccgaaggagtccagaattggaccagaagacatgcttggtgccccaagttcatctactgtattaattatagcgggtaagtcgtgttggagcgacgagaccttatctgcgaaaaagctcacaacagcctcacagcctatttccaattctctattattttgtttgccctgcggcaattctgttaatgaccaaattatactaaacaattgtgctgggcgcgaggtcgtagatgcgattctggacgcaaagtgatccttctttgcaatccgaatagccatctcataggtcctcataaatgacctatatgaatTTCTcatagcttcgtcacgagcgtggcgccattgtctctctagtcatcttaatcgtcgcttcattgatcgcagctccggggtataccacggagcggatcgtgatcgaggatgaagaggacgttggggagcgatttcgtcgatggcctcggagagccggttattccaggtctccactagctcatccaacgagtcgccggtgggccaaggatcccgtatagccatttgaagctgcaacgggtccatctgactacgcgggcgagccaaaatctgctcaccgcctaaacgggacaggggtggcatgtccacacgggccttcagggcctggtggtcagaccatggcactacgtcggcagatatctgacccactactactcccgccgcaaagatcaggtctagtgtgtgtccagcactaggtccgtcgcacgagtggaagctgcgtcctcagcatggacattgaagtcacccaggactataagtcgagggtgctccaatgcccagcctgctacagcctccatcagggacggcagggcactggccggtgcgttaggcggacggtacaccagccagattgccaaactttccccaacgtcccacaccaggcccacacactccacacccttgatctctggcggcggaagtatcctgaaggagcaatcctcccgtatgaaaaaagccacccctccccccccccgcccgctagtccgggtctggtgaaggacagagaacccaggcggggcaacttgggagagagcaactgtctccccctcccgcacccaggtttccgtcacgcaagccaggtccatgtcctgcctggtgaaaaattcttgcaggactgcAATGGATCTGTTATCTTCACCAGTCATGGCAATCTAGATAAGCTTGTAATAAGAGTCAGAAAATTACAAATTCCAATGATGCCACTAGCTATGTGTGGCAGAATGTGTGCTAAAATAGTTGTCTGTATCTCTTTATACAGATATCATAAACTGGATGAGGAACTGTATTCATtaagatctgagtccagtaacaccatagaaaccaacaagattatTGAGGCATGAACTTTAGAGAGTGAAAGCTCTATTCATCCATTTCTGATAAagaaagctttgactctcaagagctcataccctgaaaatcttgttggtgtctaaAGCTTCACAGGacctgaatctagctgttctactgcagaccaacatggctaccctctgcaATGGTGTACACTAATGGGTGTTGTGCACTCACCTGCTTTCATGTCAGCCTCCATAAAGTTTACTATCCAGGGAGGACCTTGCTCCACTAGCAGCTTccacccagcttccaccggggatcgaactgaggtcgtgagcagagtttaggattgcagtactgcagctttaaccctctcTGCCATGCAACAGaggaggggcgccaaattgggtatggagtccattgtattttatgggatcataagatagaatggctcataagggggcaccatttttaatccccccccctccttcaaaACTTGTAGATCCGATCCTGTTATCTTGCTTTGAGTTCTTGATAGGAGAAAGGCAGATAAAAAACAACTAAACCAGGGGAACAGAAACCTCTTTCAGATAAATTTCAgctgttttaacaatttaaatatctgTAGTCTGAGTTTGTATAATCTATCCCCATTGTTATGTGATGATTTCTCTTTATCGCTCAGCCACACAATATTATTGTCACATCCCCAGTGCAATAAATTTCTCAATGCACCCTTTACCTCTTTATTTCTTAGTGTGTAGATGAAAGGATTCAACAAGGGAACCACAATAAGGCTGAGGATGTTCACTATTTTGGTAATTTCTAAAGATGCCTGCTTAGAAGGTTTGACAAAAAGAAAGATGGTGAAGCCATACCAAATAATCAAATTGGCAAGATGAGAAGAGCATGTGGAAAAGGCCTTGTGCCGTCCTTTGGTGGAAGGAATGCATAAGATGGTGGAGATAATGTATATGTAGGATAAAAAAGTCATCAGACATGAACCTATGATGACAATGATGGCAGTGACAAAAGAAACTATCTCAATTGCATAGGTGTCTGTGCAGGACAAAACTATCCAAGAGTCAATGCTACAGTAAAAGTTGTTAATCACATTGGATTCACAGAAGGACAACCTTGGGATCAAAAGGGCAGGTGTAACAACAACCAGGAATCCACAGAGCCAAGAACCAAATGCCAGCTTGCTAGAGAAGCTGATGTCCATAACTGTATTGTAGTGCAGTGGGTGACATATGGCCAAATATCGGTCATAAGCCATGATGGAAAGCAGGAATTGTTCAGTGCtcccaaatgaaaaaaaaacaaagtaCATCTGTAGAATGCAGCCTATGAAAGAGATGCTTCTGCTCTTCCCCAGGAAGATGGCAAGGATCTTAGGGATAGAGGCTGTGGTGCACCATACCTCCAGGAAAGAAAGATTGCAAAGGAATAAGTACATAGGAGTATGCAGTTGATGATTGATTTTCACTAAAATTATGATGGACACATTTCCAAAAACTGTCAAGATATATATAATTAGAAAGAGGATGAACATGACTGTTTGCAGATAGTGAGACCCAGGGAAGCCAAGAAGGATGAATTCCATAACAGTTGTTCCATTTTTTCCTCCTGGATTGTAAATTCCCATctctccttttttccccttctgaaaaaaaaaaaagattcctaaAGATGTCATCAAACATTAAACATTAGGTAGGATAAGTCAACTTTTTTGTTTATCTCTGTCCTCTTCCTAACACCCCTATCTCACACAGATTTTATTTCTGCAGAAGGAACCATTACTTCTTTTCCACAGGCAGAAAAACAGATTTAATCAAACCCATCCCCTATTGCAAACTCAATAAACCAAACTGTCCTTTTTCCATTGTGAAGTTTGTGAAGACCACTTGTCTGCTGTAATAACTCTAACCAGCCTGTGTGTTATCCAAGACAAAAATGATGCTTTGAATTTGGGAGTGAATTATTGTTTTCTACTTTTATTAACCCTTTCTGAGAGGCAACAATGgttatagacagggctttttatcTGGAAAAGGAGATGCTggaactttcaagagggaaatgaaggtgaAACATGGGTGAATGGAAGGAgaaatattttttgagaatttgtttccacaaagaggttctaaaACTCTGTTCTGTTGTGTTCCCCCAGAAGAAAAGTCCTGATTATGGGCAAGGAATGCCATCACTGGTTAAAGCAGGAGTCTGACTACTGCTCAGGCACTTCCTCTTATCATTGCTCATCTGGTCAGCCGAAAAAAAGGGCCCAAGTCAGAACTGACATTTTGAGACATCTGACCCTTGGAATGCCACAGCCGAGCTAGAGTAATCTAGTACCTCAGAGACAAACAGAATTGTCAAGAAATAAACTTCAATagttaaagctccctttgtcGGATACAAGGAATTGAGATCCCTGAATACTTATTTCCCAGTCAGAAGGTGAGAATTGAAAAGAAACTATCCTCTGGAACTATCTTCATGGAGTACCATGGGTACGTGAAGACGGCCAATGTATTCCCCAGTGCTCTTACATCACACCCAGGTTTTTGCATGAATGTGATGCCACACATCACTGAACAACATTTTTTGACCATCAGTCTTCTATTGAAGTTCCTGGAGAtgccagctggtggtttggaacTGTTCATGAATTGAGACAAATGCCTATTAATAAGAGGGAATATAACCACAAATTTATTCAACAAAAcataatggaaggaaggaaggaaggaaggaaggaaggaaggaaggaaggaaggaaggaaggaaggaaggaaggaaggaaggaaggaaggaaggaaggaaggaaggaaggaaggacctttCTCTTTAGAGGAGACACAATGCTCAGTCCCTGGGTTTGATTGACAGATGTGTTCTGGGGCTTCAGTGCTTCCTAGCTGTGTGAATATGGAGAcccaattcagatcaggaccATGGCATGAAATGGGAGGTTTAATATTTTACCTGCATCTTTTTCCAGACCTGAAATAGCCATGGAAACTATTGTTCCCCTGTTGTGTTGACAGACCTGGGCATTGTTATGCCTGGGGCCCTCCTCCCTCAAAGGACTAGTCTGGTACCTTGGACAAGGTGATGCAGGCAACCTTTTTTCTCAACATCTCACAGGGTCATGCCTCTAGACTGTTACCTGGTctgcaaataggatcaaaataggacctacaatcacatggaatgtgtgtcatcaaatactGGTCAGAGGCTTGTCTGGGAAAAGTGATTCTAAAGATGCAAAGGTCTGGCTTTTGgcagttctcttccctcttttaaacACATCAGTGTcaaagattaatttccagaaaaggcagtACAACTAACTAATTCCCCTACCTTGTCTGATTTTCCCCCTACCTGGTTCATCCTATGTGAGTCTATAGTCAAAACCATTTTAATCCCATAATACCCCTTTGTAATAGTTCTCTTGTCCTGTCTGTTAGAGGTCACCAAGTACAATAGACATTTTCGCATGAATGTTACATTGCATTCACATGCCATGGGAAAGCTATGCAGCTTCCCTGGTTCAGAtacattggtcgttttcgcacttagcgtttgctccccttattccgcggcgcaattatgtccggatcatttttctcgttttcgcactagtgactctttgcggagtcaccttccctgaagccccggctcaaatcgttttcccactggcatcgacttgagttcgatgccctgtcaatcatttttttttaagcacaagtctggttgcgtaaggacgtactaatGTACTAACGTAACATCAGAGCAGGCACAgatgttccctccccttcttttcgtggacaaaccgcatcacgtgtgctgctgctgcttatggattggctgcagctgtagaatcctccacagccctttatgtattaacagaagcattcacagtggagaatcctagcactagattcccccccccccaaattctgaagttgcgaaatatcgcaataacgaagagagagaaatcgagggggttgtgtgtgtgtgtgtgtgtgtggcagcttcttcctttcccagcctcgctccctcccgggtggcgaagctgggatttcctccgctctctttcccctccccggctggcgcttgcaacggggacctgactgattcctgctgccagagctcccccccccgccccattctctccttccccttctgtggcgcatgtgaagagcgagctcgcgtctattttctaaccgagcggaatgtagccagggagaagaatgcaggactccaacttcccattttatacatggcgattttgtgcaggtccagaaatcctggtgacacagctgagggaggcattccctttttaaaacacacacacatgaacgctttggcccgcaccggcactagattccccccccccccaacaatggtcgttttcgcattattgagataacgcaacagcgaaataacgcaactaaagtcaataataataaaaaaattctaacgaaaccaattgaagtggcaattgaggctattccaggagggtttttttttttctatttgttaatttcgaaatatcgctattacgcaaaactgtgaagtttaaaaaaaaaatggtcgtgccggcactttggggaagcgccgcgaaaggctgatgattggccaagggggtggatggggtgggaggacggaaagggagagggtgacgcccacaaagcagtcgatccgacgtggatggatttcccacagcaaactccgaggagtggatccggtgtggatccggaggttttcaaaaactccggaaggaggtggatctagatactccggcatgaaacccctgcagcgccggagcaaaccgcagcgccggagcaacaggtgggaaaaccaggaaaagatccggaggtaaatggggtgctacgccggagtaaacgctagtgcgaaaacggccaatgttTCATTTACACCATCACAGCATTGTTCTAGGAGCAATCACACTATTGTTAGACCAAAGTTATATCAACCACCCTCTGTccaagattgtgtgtgtgtgtgtgtttgtttggacATCCACGGACTTACACCCCCAGCCACAAGGTTGGGTAAACTTGAATGGAACGCTGGTTTATTTTACTCATCCTTCTACTTGGATCTGTTTTCTCTGGACAGGTAATATAGTCTCATAGAATAAGTTCCTTTTTGTCTCTATAAGCTACTACCTTTACTTTCTGAACCTGTATGTGTGTTTAAAGTGTTCTTCAactaataagtttttattttatttctttaacttttattaataaaaatcatttcattaattaagacctggttcatttgagagttctactgagggAAAAATCCCCGTAAACTTAGGTGGAGGTCCTGCTTGTTACCCCCTCTCGTATTGTCTGGGCCTcctagctaattcccccaacaaactCAGGAAACCCTCACAACCCCTTAGGTTAACAGCATGAACCCATAAACAGAGTATTCTTTAGTTAGGTCTGGAGCTATgaaactcactgagtgaccttttGCCAGTCATGCatttcagcctaatttaccttacACCATTACTGTGAGGAAAATGTCTGCCTGCATTGTAGGAGAAGAATACAAAGCAATGTAGAAAATTCACTGAATAAATTACATTAAACAAAACAGAATATGTAAAGAGGACCCCCTAAAAAAGGACCAATATTTAAAACAAATCTACAGACAAAGGAAAAAAACCAATATTCATTTTAAGTTCAGACACCAATGTTGTCTAATAAAAGGTGTCAGAGAAGTATGTGAAAAGAAATTAAAGTATGAGGGGAAATTTTATTTATACTGAGATCAGGTAAAGAGTcagaaaaagtggaaaggaatgaGGAGATCATCTGCTCAAATGCCAAAGAACATTTAGAATAATGAGGGATGGAGATTTTGTGAGAATGTGGTAATATTTTCAAATTGTTCCTCCTCACCTGTCATTAATCATGAGTCTGTCATTTATGATATCCCAATTTTCAGACTGAATACCATTTAAGATTTCCTTGCAAGATTCCACCTTAAGTGTTCTGTAAACAAATAGTATTTTACATAGATATTGATCTTATTCACATAATCATTCTTACATCATTTCTGAGAAGAGGAAAAAATCGCTATTATCCCTGTATAGAATTAGGCTGTTCAAATACACTGAGGTGTAGCACAGAGGCTTTAGGGCAGTAAATAACATACAGTATAGTTCCCTGTGGTTTCATATTTCATTAATTCATTCCTCACATTTATATATTTCCCTTCTTCCTTGGAGCTCAGTGTGGCATATACGAAAGCGAATATTCATTCCTTTAATTATAGCAAGGCTGTGAGATAAGAGTTCATGTATTTCAAGATTCCCAAGTGAGTTTTTATGGCTCAAATGGAAATCCTAACCCACTTCTGCAAGTCCAACACTAATGCACACTGTTTGCTATGTCTAAAGCACCTAGTCATACTAAATGATTGATGTGCTATGCTGAACTAGGAGAGTCACAAATCATGAAGACCTACTCTAATTTGTTGGTAATTTAAActtgtgtgtgtgcttttgttgttgttgtttaatcaTAAATAAATccctaataaaatatataaaaacttgTGTTGTCAACTTTACACTTTCTTTCATTAAATATATAATCCCAAGTAATCAAAAAGTTATTACTGTTGCTGTCTAATTTTACAAATAAAGAGGCCTGTTATTGTTGACGAGGCTGTTGTTGGGGTTGATCTGGACCAATTAAAGCAGAGACAAGCAGAGAGTTATCATTCTTGTGACTCATACTCACAGCAGTGGCTACAATGGGGTCTGGGGATCATACGACATGCATGGACAAGAGCTATTTGTAATGGGAAAAGTAATAAGCAGGATCAGTGGGTGAGAATTAATGAAAAAGCTGCCTGAATTCATCacatgcttttatttatttaggtataCATCTATATCTATCATATCTGTATCTATCAATCTATTTCATTGGCTTTATTGCTTTTGGTGAAACATGTAACTCTGAAACTTCTCTGAGTGTAcatttgggaagggggggaggtaaaaaacAGAGCCACTTACCAATTGTTTGTTCCTTCATTCCCTTTGATCAATATGCCAATCTGCATACTTATTCACATATTCATTCAATATTTCATATATAGATACTTAATCACTCTGAGTTTTCAGCAGCTTTATATTTATTGGGTTTCATATTCCTACTCCCCACCAATCTAAAATATGGATAAGAAGGCTTTCTGACATAGTTGTTGATAACTAACTTGCAGATGATTCAGAAATGTCTTTTAGATTATCATAAACATAATCTCCCTTGCGATTTCATCTCCAAAGTATTCATCAATTTAGAAAAGTGTTTCTAACAATTCTTATGCAATTATGAATTATGAAATTAAGAGCAGCTATTACTGAAGAACATCTGTATTTTCTGAACTCCATATTCTCTATGGATCTGTATTGTCATTCTTCCTCTGATCTTTCAGCACTAAGTTTCTCATAGGTGTCAtaagccctgacgaggaggagctggaagggttaacagacctggaagtgttgccagccagtttctcagctgaacaaacagcagctggcccataaatcactctccaggcaccagcgtcagctgttgatgatcaatcttcTCCAAGCTGTCCTCCTTCCAtatcaagagttcaaagcaggttccagaaagaactttcagagtgaagacatgaggcatgctgatgcttcagatctctcagctctgagttctagcagagtcactgccacccagggagtaggctgattgaggctcctatatagctcccacccaggacctggaaaccttgtggaagcaacaagtctattctctggcttgcagccatgctccttcctgatactgacctgcttgattttcttGGCACTCTGACCTTTCAGCTTTTGGACATTGGCTTCTGATTccaatttgtgattctgcattggtgacttggctcctgcttgacttcctggactttgactttggactggctttggactcctgcctgcttgcaccctgagaatgtgacaataGGAATGTGGATtcaaggattgttgtgaggaaaataccttgagctccttggaggaagggcagggtaGATTACATAATTGACATGAGGAACAACTACAAAACCATTCTAGTGGTAGACCTGGCTGTTCTAAATATGTACGTAAGTGATGTTGAATTACAACTAACTTATTGTGACTCCAGGAATAGGCtgtcaagacaagtgagaaacagaaatggtttgccattgccttccactacaGAGTCTTCtatggtggtttcccatccaagtatcaacccAACAGCTTCCAGAAACCGATCAGACTAAAAACGTAtcagtcaccaggtccggatggcatacatccaagagttatgaaagaactcaaagttgaacttgaagatcttctgacaaaaatacgtaatctttcattgaaatctgagcagtctttgcagtggaggatggtaagcagtggggtgctgcagggctcagtactgggtcccatgctctttaacttgttcataaatgatttggagttgggagtgagcagtgaagtggccaagtttgcagatgacactaaattgttcagggtggtgagagccagagaggattgtgaggcactccaaagggatctgttgaggctgggtgagtgggcatcaatgtggcagatgaggttcaatgtggccaagtgcaaagtgcaAAAATCTCAGCTActgtcacgactcgagcctcAGGTAGGAaacggctgctggcgtcccggcagtcagccagaactcttgcagccggctgaggttttcagggagcagcacaggcgttatcttaaacagtccaattagtcaaaaccataaatcagtccgagccaagggatgagacagagagcgtaaacacaggaatgccgagggtcgggtaaccagagagagcaaagccgaatgaagtcaaattaccaaagcaagtccacagagcaaagtcacagtccagagttccgaggtccaaggtccaagccgggtcagaaatatgcgggttctcacaggagtcaagagggtgcagagcgtggtcacgtcccaggaggatcgttcattgccagcacagtttgccaaagggccaggattgcagatatactgtgctggcttgttaacccattagtatgccgggcttagatctcttctcccccgcatgcgtgcttcactccttctgtttctaatctcctgccgtctcctttcacggagccggctaacaggtggtggagattcaggaggggatgagctggggcccggcgtggcctgatcagttccaggtggctcctgctgccggcttgcctcctcaggacttacgtccagggctgttaaaggcgcctgctctgagctagcaggtgctgagtcaggggcaggcatgacagctacaaatacaagttgatgggggtgtga
The sequence above is a segment of the Heteronotia binoei isolate CCM8104 ecotype False Entrance Well chromosome 15, APGP_CSIRO_Hbin_v1, whole genome shotgun sequence genome. Coding sequences within it:
- the LOC132583486 gene encoding olfactory receptor 6F1-like, producing MGIYNPGGKNGTTVMEFILLGFPGSHYLQTVMFILFLIIYILTVFGNVSIIILVKINHQLHTPMYLFLCNLSFLEVWCTTASIPKILAIFLGKSRSISFIGCILQMYFVFFSFGSTEQFLLSIMAYDRYLAICHPLHYNTVMDISFSSKLAFGSWLCGFLVVVTPALLIPRLSFCESNVINNFYCSIDSWIVLSCTDTYAIEIVSFVTAIIVIIGSCLMTFLSYIYIISTILCIPSTKGRHKAFSTCSSHLANLIIWYGFTIFLFVKPSKQASLEITKIVNILSLIVVPLLNPFIYTLRNKEVKGALRNLLHWGCDNNIVWLSDKEKSSHNNGDRLYKLRLQIFKLLKQLKFI